The DNA window CGGTTGTTATGTCTTTATCACGGGCAAGCAAAGGTCTGAACAAGAGCCCGTTGGATCTGGCCATGAGGTCATGGGGTCTGCAAGCGCCTTGCGGGTCATCTTCACTTTGCTGACTGAACCCAACATGCCGGAAAGCCCGCTACGCGACATTGCGACAAAGGCGGGGGTCTCACTTGGCTCCGCAGCAAAGGCTATGGAAGGCCTTCGACGCCTGGGCCACTTGAGCCCCGGCGACACCAAAAGCCGCAGACTTCTCGCCGTTGACACCCTGCGAACGGAGTGGGCTCGCAATTACCCCATCGCACTGCGCAACAAGCTCATGCCTCAACGGTACACACCGAAAAATGGAGGGTGGTGGAAGGATGCCAAGCTGCAGCCGGAAGAAGCGGCTTGGGGGGGCGAGGTGGCCGCCGCGCTCAAAACCTCCTATCTCCAGCCCGAGCTGGCCACCATCTACTGCTGGAAGGACCGAGGAAGGCTGTTGATGCAGCATCGCCTGCGGCCCGATCCCAACGGCACGGTTGAAATCCTCGACGCCTTCTGGACACCTCCCAGTTCCAGCGCTGAGCCCATCGCACCTTTGCTGCTGATCTACGCGGACCTCATGACCAGCCTGGATGGCCGCAATCGCGAGGTGGCAAGCCTGCTGAGAAAAGAGATCTTCGATGCTGAAACGGCTTCCTGACCGCGACATAGACCCTGCCCTGCGCGCGATCCTGGAACAGGCGCGCAGCGCCACCGAAGCTCTGGAAATCCCGCTCTTTGTGGGCGGCGCCATGGCTCGTGACATCACCTTGACCCACGTCTTCGGGCAAGAGGTGAAACGCGCAACACGCGACGTGGACCTCGGGCTCTACCTTGACGGCTGGGACCGCTTTCAGCGCCTGAAGAATGCGCTGGTTCTCACGGGCTTGTTCCACGCTGTGGATGGCAAGCCCCACCGGCTGCACTATGGATCTCCAAAAGGCATCCCTCTGGATCTGATCCTGTTTGGCCGGATAGAGCACCCTGCGGGCGAGATTGCGTGGCCACCAGGCAATGACGTGGTGCTCAACGTAGCAGGCTTCGAGGACGCGTTTCGTAGTGCGCTGGTGGTAGACCTCGGTGGGGGGCTGGTCATCAAGACATGTGCA is part of the Simplicispira sp. 125 genome and encodes:
- a CDS encoding type IV toxin-antitoxin system AbiEi family antitoxin, with protein sequence MNNSGILTKAIEATSPPLNWEVLEEEALSSPGDADAILALRLKEGPAHRFAVEVKTVVRIETLRAQVARSSTISRHPSWLVVVPYMSKKNAALCQEAGLNFIDTAGNAFIDVPGCYVFITGKQRSEQEPVGSGHEVMGSASALRVIFTLLTEPNMPESPLRDIATKAGVSLGSAAKAMEGLRRLGHLSPGDTKSRRLLAVDTLRTEWARNYPIALRNKLMPQRYTPKNGGWWKDAKLQPEEAAWGGEVAAALKTSYLQPELATIYCWKDRGRLLMQHRLRPDPNGTVEILDAFWTPPSSSAEPIAPLLLIYADLMTSLDGRNREVASLLRKEIFDAETAS
- a CDS encoding nucleotidyl transferase AbiEii/AbiGii toxin family protein, with protein sequence MLKRLPDRDIDPALRAILEQARSATEALEIPLFVGGAMARDITLTHVFGQEVKRATRDVDLGLYLDGWDRFQRLKNALVLTGLFHAVDGKPHRLHYGSPKGIPLDLILFGRIEHPAGEIAWPPGNDVVLNVAGFEDAFRSALVVDLGGGLVIKTCALPSLAVLKLIAWQDRRKFSNKDATDLLFIAQNYTAADNMDRLYERESKLMEAADYNPELAGAYLLGKDAALQSGNDTAAIAKAILENEVLQKELIDQIVRAKAVSHSREDEQRYTQYLKGFSTSFLKQLGELGQ